The stretch of DNA GCGGGCGGTCGGGTCCGGAGAGGCGAGGAGGCGGGTGAAGAGGGCGGCGTCGTCCATCCCCATCAGGTCGTCGACGGCGTCCTCACCCCCTTCGATATGGGAGAGGAGGGCGAGGTGGAACATCGAGGTGGCGATCCTGGAGACGTGGTGGTAATAGACCACCGGGCGCATCAGGGTCCGGGCGATGAGCAGGGACTCGGCGGCGTTGATCCCGCCCTGGTCCAGGGCGATCCTGGTCTCGGTCAGGACGGTGGAGCGGATCAGCCGTGCGGCGTCGACGATCCCGTACGGCACGCCGGTGTAATGGGCGTCCCGCAGGAGGTAGTCCATCCGGTCCACATCGAGATCGCCGTGGATGATCCCGGCGTAGCGGTGGTGCCCGTTGATGACGGCGGCGACCTCGTCCGGGTCGAGGCCGCAGCGGGCGATCAGGGTCGCCGTCCGCTCCTCGTGGAGGAGTCCCTCGACCTCCTGGTGCCCCTTCCCCAGCATCTCGACCATGAAGGCCTCTGAGACATGGGAGAAGGGGCCGTGGCCGATGTCGTGGAGGAGGGCGGCCACGGTGACGAGGTCGGCGTCGCGGCGGTCGAGGCCGAGGTGGCGGCAGAGAAGGGAGGCGAGGTGCATCGTCCCGAGGCAGTGCTCGAATCTGGTATGGTTTGCGCCCGGATAGACGAGATGGGCGAACCCGAGCTGCCTGACGTGGCGGAGGCGCTGGAGGGGCGGGGAGTCCAGGAGGACGAGCGCCGCCTCTCCCACTTCCACGTCGCCGTGCACCGGGTCCTTGATGATTTTCATCGGGCTTTCAGTTAAAATTCTTCATGTATGCGCAATTAAACTATTCTCTTATGCTTACTTTCCTTTCGGGCGGGACCGGCACACCCAAGCTCCTGCGGGGGATGCGCAACCTCGTAAACGACAACGAGATCGCCGTCGTCGTCAATACGGCCGAGGACATGTGGATCTCGGGCAACCACATGTCCCCTGACATCGACACGGTGCTCTACCTCTTTGCGGGCCTGCTCAACACCGAGACCTGGTGGGGGATCCGGGGCGACACCTTTGCGACCCATCGCTTCCTCGAACAGTTCGGCGAGGGCGAGTTCATCGCCGTCGGGGACAAGGACCGGGCCGTGCACATCGCGCGTGCGCACCTGCTCTGGAACGGCGCCACCCTCACGGAGGCGACGGCGGCGATTGCGAAAACCCTGGGCGTGGAGGCGCGGGTGCTCCCGATGACCGACGCCGAGGTGACGACCTACGTGGAGACCGACAGCGGACCGATGCACTTCCAGGAGTACTGGGTCGGCCACCGGGGCGAGGTGGACATCGGCGGCGTCGTCAGGATGGGGCAGGCGAACCCGCAGGCGACTCCCGAGGTGCTCGCGGCGATCCGGGGGGCGGACGCCGTTATACTTGGCCCGTCCAACCCGGTGACGAGCATCTCCCCGATCCTGGAGTGCAGGGGCGTGCGGGAGGCGTTGCAGGAGAAATTCGTCATCGCGATCTCGCCGTTCATCGGGGACAAACCGGTCTCCGGCCCGGCGGCCGCCCTGATGGAGGCGTGGGGGATGGAGCCCTCGTCCGCCGGGACCCATGCGCTCTACAAGGACTTCGTCGACGTCTTTGTCCAGGACGTGCGGGACACCTGCGAGGTGCCGGGCAGCCTCCGCCTCGACACCCTGATGTCGAACGAGAAGAGGGCCGAGGCCCTCGGATGGGAACTGATGGCGATCGTCAGGAGCGTCCGGAAAAAGAGAGCCTGAGCCCGACGCCGGTCTCGCGGACGTTTGCCGCCCCGGCAAGGGCGATCGTGGCGGCAAAGCCGGTGCAGTGGCAGGGGTGGACGGCCCCGGCGTCGAGGCCGGCGAAGTAGCGGCAGGTCGCATCTATCTGTTCCTGTGCGGCGTCGAGGAGGTGGAACCCGCCGATGACGCAGGCGATCCTGCTCTCGCCGCAGACCTCTTTTGCACGGGCGATCGTCGAGCAGATGCCGGCGTGGGCGCACCCGGTGATCACCACCAGACCGTCTTTTGAGCAGTAGGCGAGGGCGGTGTCGTCGGGCACGGTGTCGGGTGCGCCGTTGCACTCCCCGCAGGCCCCCTGCCCCTCGAAGGGGAAGCGCCGCGGGATCTCGCCCAGGAAGACCAGGTCGTCGGTGATCCAGACGGGCTCGCGGGAGAGGAGCACCTCGCCCTGTCTCGCCAGGGTCTCCCTGTCCACCGGCATCCCGATCTCAGGGACGCCGCCCGCGGTGACGCTCCTGAAGATCGCCGGGTGGGCGAGGAAGGTCGGGCGGATCTGCTCCTGCCCCTCGATGACGGCACGGGCCCGGTGGGCGAGCAGGGGCATAAGGCCCCAGGTGTGGTCGAGGTGGGCGTGGGAGAAGGCGACGACGTCGGTCCTGAGGAGGTCGATCCCCATCGCCATGGCGTTTCGCAGGAAGACGTCTGAGTAGCCGAGGTCGAAGAGGACCGTCGTCTCCCCGTCCCTGATATGGATGGATATTCCGGGCTCTCCAAGAAAATACCGGTCGGTGATGGTCACGTTATCGCAGAGGACGGTGAGGTCCATGGGAAACCGTGGGCCGCGCCGCATCTTAACCCTGCCGATGGGGTCAGGTTCATACGCTCAGGGGCCGAAATGCCGTTTATGGCAGGTCACAGGACCGGCGACCGGGCCGCCCTGACGGCGGCGGTGGCGCTGACGGCTGCGGTGATGCTCCTCGAGGTGGCCGGGGGATACGTTTCCGGCTCCCTTGCTCTCCTCTCCGATGCCGGGCACATGCTCAGGGACGTCCTCGCCCTCCTCCTCTCCCTCGGTGCGGTGATCATCGCCGAGCGCCTGCCCACGAAGACCAGGACCTTCGGCTACCACCGCGTCGAGGTGCTCGTCGCCTTCGTCAACGGCCTCCTCCTGATCGTCCTTGCCGGGGCGATCCTCTGGGAGGCGGCGCAGCGCCTCTCCGCCCCGGTCGCCGTCGGCGGGACGGTGATGGGGGCGGTCGGGGCGGTCGGCCTTGCCGCCAACATCGCCGTCGCGTATATCCTCCACGGGCGCGACGACCTCAACGTGCGCAGCGCCTTTCTCCATGTCCTCGGCGACACCCTCTCCTCGGTGGCGGTGATCGCCGCCGCCCTCTGGATCGCCCTCACCGGCCAGACCTTCGTCGATCCCCTCCTCTCGGGTGCGATCGCCGTCGTCATCCTCGCCTCGTCCTATCCCCTCCTGCGCGAGACGGTGGCCGTCCTCCTCCAGTACACGCCCTCCGGCCTGGACTTCGACGAGGTGGTCAGGGCGATCGAAGGGGTGGACGGCGTGAAAAACGTCCATAACGTCCATCTCTGGAGCCTCTGCTCCCATATCAACATCCTTGACGCCCACGTGGTGACCTGTGCATCCGACTGCGCGGCGACCGGGGCGATCAAACGGGAGATCAGGCGCCGGCTCCTCGCCTTCGACGTGAAGTACAGCACCCTGGAGTTCGAAACAGAACCCTGCCCAGGATGCGGGGAACTCTGCAGAATAGAGGCGGACTGAGAGGCGCCTCTCTCTCTCAGATCCCTGGCTTATTTCCTGCCGCACCCGCAGGTGCAGTCCCCGGCGTGATCGTGAGGCGCCCTCTTCTCTCCTCTGCCCTGCCCCTCCCAGACGGCGCCGAGCACGATCTCGATCTCCTCGTCCGAGATCTCGAAATTGTGGGAGGTTTCGATCCCGAGTTCGCTGACGACGACCGCCTGGTCGGGCTCGATCCCCTGTGCCGCCGCGACCGTTGCGGCGCACCGGTTCGGGCAGCCGTCCAGGACGACGATCTCGTCCGCCTCTCTGCACTGCTCTTTCATCTCCGCAGCGCCGGCGGCGAGTTTTACGGTGCAGGCGAACGTCCCGTAGCCTTCGTCTTCGAGTTCGAGGGCGGCGATATTGGTGAGCTGCCCGACGTTCGAGGCGCCCGCGCACGGGAAGATGATCCGCTTCTTCCCCTCGCCCTCGCCCTCGCCGCCGCACCCGCAGGAGCAGCCTGTCTCAACGGCCATCAGGCCGCCTCCGCGTTCAGGCTGTCGCCTGGTGCTCTCTTCATACACTCATGGTCGGTCCCCAAAGATTATGCTCTTTTTCCCGGTTGTGTTCCCGGCGCCTCGCCCCTGCCTTCTGATGCCGCTCCCCCTCGCCGCCGTCGCCGTTGTGCGCCGGCACCTATCGGCATGGTTATCAGGCACACCCGAGCAGTACTTTGTACGACAGGATCCGTTCGTGGATCCGGCCCGGAGACCTCATGGAGCGGCAGGACCTCATCTCGATTGGTGCAGCGATTGCAATTGTTTTTTTTCTTGCCATTGTCGTAAAACCGGCCCTTACCGGAGGTTCGGGCGACGGCGCCGGCACGCTGCCCGCCCTCTCCCCCTGGCAGACGCGGACGGCGCCGACGCCGCCGGCCTTCTCGGAGAAGGCGGAGATGATCGAGCCGGCCTACCGCTGGACCGGCATCGACGGCGGCGTGCGCACCTGGACCTTCTCCGTCCCGAAAGACCTCTTCGCCTTCTATCGCGATATGCCCAGGATCCCGTACGCCTCGGCGTGGGGGCGCTACGCCCTCTCCGACGCCGACCGGCCGTACCTGGAGGCCCTCGTCGAGGCCGTCGCCCCGGACCGCTTCAACTCCCCGGACACCGCCTATTACCGCGTGATGGACGTGATCTTCTTTGTCCAGCAGATCCCGTACGCCTATGACAACAGCACGATGAGTTATCGTGAGGGAGCGTTTCCCCCTGCCTATCGCAGCGGTGCCGATTATCCGAAGTACCCGGTGGAGACCCTGGTCGACGGGAAGGGCGACTGCGAGGACACCTCGATCCTGGCCGCGGCGATGCTCGACCTGATGGGCTACGACGTCGTCCTCCTCCGCTACTCCGACCACATGGCCCTCGGGATCGAGATGGCGAAATTCTCGCCGTTTTACGCCGATTATCCCCCGAAATACTATGAATACGAGGGAAAACGCTACTATTACGTCGAGACGACGAACTACCTCCAGATCGTCAGGATCGTCGAAGATGAATCCGATAACGCCACCGCCACCGCCACCGTGAGCCCCGAGCGCTGGGGGCGGCCGTGGTCGATCGGCAGGACTTCGGGAACCTCTCTTGCCAGTGTCCAGAAGGAGAAGCCCGAGATCATCCCCCTCCGCTACGTCGTCAGGCCGCAGTACCATACGATCTACCCGGCGCCCACCCTCTCCCTGGAGGCAGGGGAATGAAGATCGCCCTGCCCGCGAAGGTCAAACTCCCGCGCGAGGTCCTGATCGGGATCGGGATCCTCCTCCTCGTTGCCCTGCTCATATTCGCCGGGTGGAGCCTGTACAAGGAGATGGACCGGACGGCGCGGATCACTTCGTTGAACGATGCGATCGCCGGATCCCAGGAGGTCCTCCTCCCCCTGAACGCCGACATCTCCGCCCTCCTCACCTCCCTGCCCGACCGCCCCTCGCCGGGCGAGTGCGACGCCTATATGCTCGGGCTCCGGGCGCTCTCCGACCGGGGCGTGGTGCTGACGGCGGTGCACCGTGCAGAGGTCGCCGGGGTGGACGCTCCCCTCTCCGTCGCCGGGGCGCAGGGCGCCTATCTCGACGCTCTCGACCACCTGAACCGGGCGTTTGCGTTGTGGGGCGCCGCCGCCGACGCCTATTTCAGGGACGATTACGACGGGGCGCAGGCCTCTATCGACCGCGCCGACGGGGAATGGCAGGCCTACCTGCAGGCGATTGGAGACTACCGGCGCATCGCCGCCGGCGGGTAAAAAAGAGGGATCAGACCAGATATTTCGCCGGCCCGAAGACCCTGACCGAGAAGGACTTGAGTCCGGTCGGGTGGATGACCATGTAATAGTCCCTGAACCCCTCCCTGAAGAGGAGGGCGCCTGAAGCGGTGAAGTTGGTCTCGGAGTCGTTATTGATGAAGTCCGGGCCTGATAATTCGATCCCGCCGACGTCCCGGTTCGGGTCGTTCGCATCCCTGATCTCCACCGAGAACCCCGAGTACTCGCTGTTGTAGGCGGTGGCCGTATAGTTGATCGCCCAGTACGGGAAGGGGATGTGGAAGACCTCGGAGGCCATCACCGACCCGCTGTGCGTGGAGGCGATCTCAAAATAAGAGCCCCATACGTTCATGGAAAGCCCGGCTTCGCTGGCCGTCCCGTCCTGGCCGTATGCTACGTGGAGATCGTCGGGGGGCCGCGTGAAGGTGACGGTGGGCTCGGGGGTGGGCAGGTGATAGGTGGCCGGGTCGACGAACCCGATCTCTTTTGGTTCGCTCCCGTCCCATGCTCCCGGCGGCGTCGGCACCGGCTGTCCGACGGCGGCCTCTGTCGGTTCGGGAAGCGTGGGTGCCGGATTTTCGCCGGCAGAGGCGCTCTCGTCCGTGCATCCGCAGACGAGGACGGCTGCGGCCATGATCAGGAGACAGACGATGAGGCTCTTCGTGTGCATACCCATCAGGTTAATCGACCGCCGGTATTAAGGCATTCCGGAGCGGTGCCGGCGGGCGCCACCTTCACCTCTCCGCCACCCTGAGAACGATAAGACTAACTATATCTTTTCTGGCGTCGATCATTCTTCTGACTTTTTATATCGAGGTGCCACGATGTTGGGGGAATCGGACCACTCGCTCAGGAAATTTGTCGCGCCCGAGTTCGTCTTCGGTGCGGGGGCGTCGCGCCTCGCCGGACGGTATGCCCGGAACTTCGGGGTGCACCGCGTCCTTCTCGTGAGCGACCCGGGCGTCGCCTCCTGCCCCTGGTTCGATGATATCTGCAGGTCGCTGGACGACGCCGGGATCTCCTGGGCTCCCTTCTCCGGCGTATCCGAGAACCCGCGCTCTGCAGAGGTGATGCGGGGGGCGGAGATCTACGAGGCCGAAGAGTGCGGCGGCATCGTCGCCGTCGGCGGCGGGAGCCCGATGGACTGCGCAAAAGGGATCGGGATCGTCTCTTCCAACAACCAGAACATCCTCTCGTTCGAGGGCGTCGATAAGGTCAGGATGCCCGGTCCTCCGCTCATCTGCATCCCGACGACGGCAGGAAGCGCCGCCGACGTCTCGCAGTTTGCGATCATCAACGACGAGGTGCAGAAACGCAAGATCGCCATCATCAGCAAGGCGCTGGTCCCGGACATCTCTCTCCTCGACCCTCTGCCCCTGACCACCCTCCCCCCTGAGGTGACGGTGAACTGCGGCATGGACGTGCTCAGCCATGCGATCGAGGCCTATGTCTCCAATGCCAGTTCCCCGGTGACCGATCTCCATGCCAGGAAGGCGATCGACCTCATCGTCCGCTCCCTTCCCGGCGCTGTGGAACGCCCGGACGATATCGACGCCCGCTTCGCCACCATGATGGCCTCGCTCCATGCGGGCCTGGCGTTCTCCAATGCCAGTCTCGGCGCCGTCCACGCCCTGGCGCACGCCCTCGGCGGGTATCTCGATCTCTCCCATGGACTGGCGAACGCCCTTCTTCTGGAATCGGTGGTTGCGTTCAACTACGCCGCGGCGCCGGATCGCTACGGCGAGATCGGCCGGATCATGCAGGCGCCTGCGGGCGGCGGGAAAAAGGCGCTCGTCTCCAGGATCAGGGCGTTTCGGTCCTCGCTCGGGATCGCCGGGACGATCGCCGACGCCGGCTGCGAGCGCTCGGACATACCGTCGCTTGCCGCCAGGGCGATCGCCGACCCCTGTCTGGCGACGAACCCGAAGGACATAACGCTCGAAGATATCGGCAGGATCTATGAAGCGGCGTTCTGAACTCCCTGACCGCGAGGCGTTGAGGGAACGGATCATCGGGCTTGGCGAGCGGTCGGTTCACAAGAGTTATTATCCCGAACTTCAGGAGCGGATGGGCGATCTCGAACGGTTCAGGGCGCTGCTCGACCAGAGCCACGACGCCATTTTCCTGATCGACGCCGTCGCCGGCGTGGTGGTGGATGCCAGCAGGTCTGCATGGGAGCAGTCGGGTTTTACGAGGTCGGCCGTTGTCGGCGCATATTTCCTCGACCTGATCGTGCCGGCCGATCGCGGCCGCATCTACGCCTTCATGGACAGCAGCGCGAGAGAGAAAAAGATGCCCGGGCCGCTGGTCACCTCACTGCTCAGATCGACCGGGGACCCGATCCCGGTGGAGATCACCCTGAAACTGGTCAGGTTCAGCGGGAACCTCTATGCCGTCGCCGTGGCGCGGGACATCACCGAGCGCCAGGAGGCCGAGCGCGAGCTGCGGATCAAGGAGAGCGCTATCGAGTCATCGACCGACGGGATTCTGATCCTGGATCTGGAGGGACGGATCATCTATGCCAACCGCGCCGCCGGCGAGATCTTCGGATGCGCATCTCCCGGGGCGCTGACCGGCCACGCATTCCAGGCGTTTCTGACAGACCCCGACGGGGCGCTTTCCGTCCTGAGGCCGCTTGCCCTCGGGCCGTCGCTCCACGGCGAGCTCCAGGGGCAGAGGCTCGACGGGTCGGTCTTCGATCTCTATGTTTCGGGCTCCCGGGTGAAGGACGAAAAAGACCGCCTGCTCTGCCTGATGCTCATCTGCCGGGACATCAGCGACCAGAAGGCCGTAGAGGAGATGAAACGCAGGGCCTACGAGCAGCTGGAGCGAAATATCGAGCAGTTCGCCGTCCTCGGCGACCATATCAGAAACCCGCTGCAGGGGATCGTCGGGCTTGCGGCGATGATGGACGATCCCGCGGCCGGGCAGATCCTGCGGTTGTCCTACCTGATCGACGATATCATCACCCGCCTCGACCGCGGCTGGGTGGACTCGGAGAACGTCAGGCAGTTCCTGCGGCGCCGGGAGAATTTCGGCAGGTGACCCGCCGCCATACATAAAACCCATAACCCCACCCATCCAATGGATACAGGATTAGTACATGCGCATTCCAATCTGTGAGGTTACCCCCGATAGCGAGCGTGCCGAAGTCGCCGGCTGGGTCCATGAGGTCCGCGACCTTGGCGGTCTCACCTTCTTTTTGATCCGCGACCGGACCGGGATCATCCAGGTCACCATCGTCAAGAAGAAGGCCCCGGCTGCGGTTCTTGAAGCCGCAAAGGCGGTTTCGAGAGAGTCGGTCGTCCGGGTCGCCGGGACCGTGAAGGCGATCGACAAGGCGCCGGGCGGCCGCGAGCTCACCCCGGAAACCTTCGAGATCGTCGCCCCGTGCGCAAGCCCGCTCCCCCTCGACGTGGTCGAGAAGGTGCCGGCCGACCTCGACACCCGTCTCGACGCCCGGTTCCTCGACGTAAGAAAGCCCCGCGTGGCGGCGGTCTTCAAGGTCAGGAGCACGGTCACCACCGCCGCCTACGAGTTTTTCACGCAGCGCGGCTTCTATAACATCACCTCCCCGAAGATCGTCGCCGCCGCCACCGAAGGCGGGACCGAACTCTTCCCGATCGCCTACTTCGAGAAGGAGGCGTTTCTCAACCAGAGCCCGCAGCTCTACAAGCAGATGATGATGGCCGCCGGGTTCGAGAAGGTCTTCGAGATCGGGCCGATCTTCCGGGCCGAGGAGCACAACACCGTCAGGCACCTGAACGAGGCGACTTCGATCGATATCGAGGTCTCGTTCGCCGACCACAACGATGTGATGAAGACCCTGGAGGACCTTGTCGCCTTCCAGTATGCCGCCGTCGCCGACCGTTGCGCCGACGCCATCGCCGATCTCGGCATCGAGTTCGAGGTCCCGAAGACGCCCTTCCCGCGGCTGCCCTACGCCGAGGCGATCGAGATCGCCGCACGGAAGATCGAGGAGCCGATCGCCTACGGCGACGACCTCTCCACCCCGGCGGAGCGGGCGATCGGCGAGGAGATGGGGGAGCATTACTTCGTCGTCGACTGGCCGAGTGCGATCAGGCCGTACTACGCGATGCCGTACGAGAACGACCCCTCGATCAGCAAGTCCTTCGATATGATGCACCCGAGGATGGAGCTCTCCTCGGGCGCCCAGCGCGTCCACCAGCACGACCTCCTGGTCAGGCAGATCGAGGCGAAGGGGCTGAACCCGGATAGTTTCGAGTTCTACCTCCAGCCGTTTGCGTACGGCATGCCGCCGCACGCCGGCTGGGGCCTCGGGATGGAGCGCCTCGTCATGACGATGCTCGGCCTCCAGAACATCAGGGAAGCCGTGCTCTTCCCGCGTGACCGGCACAGAGTCGTCCCATGACCGTCATCACCCGCCTCCTGCCGACGACCGTCGTCGGGAGCTATCCGGTCGTGAAGGCGGGCGGCCTCAAAGGCCTCCTCGACCCCCTCCACGGGGCGGTCGAGACCGCCGTCGCCGACCAGATAAAGGCCGGGATCGACATCATCTCAGACGGGCAGGTGCGCGGCGACATGATCACCGCCTTCGTCTCCCGTCTCCCGGGGATCAGGGCGCAGAAGGTGATCGGCCGCGTCGAAGCGCCCGAACGCCCGCTCACCGTCACCGATACGAAATACGCCCTCTCCAGGCACCCGAAGGTGAAGGGGATCGTCACCGGGCCCTCGACCCTTGCCCATGGATTGCGGATCGAGACCCCGCTCTATCGGGGGCGGGACGAACTGGTCCTGGACCTTGCGCAGGCCCTCGCCTCCGAGGCCAGGGCGCTCGAAGAGGCCGGCGTGGCGATGGTCCAGATCGACGAACCGATCCTCTCGACCGGCGCCGCCGACCTGGTGGTCGGGCGCCAGGCGGTGAACATGATCGCCTCGGTGCTCCGCATCCCATCGTGCATGCATGTCTGCGGCACGATCGGCGAGGCGATCGACGACATCCTCAAGACGCAGGTCTCGGTCCTGGACTTCGAGTTCTCGGAGAACCCTGAGAACCTCGAAGTGCTCTCCGAAAAGGACCTGAAAGGGCGGCTGATCGGGTACGGCTGCGTCGCCTCGGCCGATCCCGGTGTCGAGAGCGTGGAGACGATCGAAAAGCGGATCAGAAAAGGGGTCGAGATCTTCGGCGCCGAGAACATGCTCGTCGACCCCGACTGCGGGCTGCGGATGCTCGAGCGTGACGTCGCCTTCGGAAAGTTGTCCAATATGGTGAAGGCGGCCGCCTCTGTGCGGGCCGACCTGTAAACTATTTTTTCCGGGTTTTGCGCGGGGTGATCCCGCGCCCGGTCGTATTCCCGGTTTGCCGTCCGCTCTCACACCACGCGTTTGGTCGTCGA from Methanofollis liminatans DSM 4140 encodes:
- a CDS encoding putative zinc-binding protein, with product MAVETGCSCGCGGEGEGEGKKRIIFPCAGASNVGQLTNIAALELEDEGYGTFACTVKLAAGAAEMKEQCREADEIVVLDGCPNRCAATVAAAQGIEPDQAVVVSELGIETSHNFEISDEEIEIVLGAVWEGQGRGEKRAPHDHAGDCTCGCGRK
- a CDS encoding cation diffusion facilitator family transporter, whose amino-acid sequence is MAGHRTGDRAALTAAVALTAAVMLLEVAGGYVSGSLALLSDAGHMLRDVLALLLSLGAVIIAERLPTKTRTFGYHRVEVLVAFVNGLLLIVLAGAILWEAAQRLSAPVAVGGTVMGAVGAVGLAANIAVAYILHGRDDLNVRSAFLHVLGDTLSSVAVIAAALWIALTGQTFVDPLLSGAIAVVILASSYPLLRETVAVLLQYTPSGLDFDEVVRAIEGVDGVKNVHNVHLWSLCSHINILDAHVVTCASDCAATGAIKREIRRRLLAFDVKYSTLEFETEPCPGCGELCRIEAD
- the cofD gene encoding 2-phospho-L-lactate transferase, with the protein product MLTFLSGGTGTPKLLRGMRNLVNDNEIAVVVNTAEDMWISGNHMSPDIDTVLYLFAGLLNTETWWGIRGDTFATHRFLEQFGEGEFIAVGDKDRAVHIARAHLLWNGATLTEATAAIAKTLGVEARVLPMTDAEVTTYVETDSGPMHFQEYWVGHRGEVDIGGVVRMGQANPQATPEVLAAIRGADAVILGPSNPVTSISPILECRGVREALQEKFVIAISPFIGDKPVSGPAAALMEAWGMEPSSAGTHALYKDFVDVFVQDVRDTCEVPGSLRLDTLMSNEKRAEALGWELMAIVRSVRKKRA
- a CDS encoding PAS domain S-box protein — protein: MKRRSELPDREALRERIIGLGERSVHKSYYPELQERMGDLERFRALLDQSHDAIFLIDAVAGVVVDASRSAWEQSGFTRSAVVGAYFLDLIVPADRGRIYAFMDSSAREKKMPGPLVTSLLRSTGDPIPVEITLKLVRFSGNLYAVAVARDITERQEAERELRIKESAIESSTDGILILDLEGRIIYANRAAGEIFGCASPGALTGHAFQAFLTDPDGALSVLRPLALGPSLHGELQGQRLDGSVFDLYVSGSRVKDEKDRLLCLMLICRDISDQKAVEEMKRRAYEQLERNIEQFAVLGDHIRNPLQGIVGLAAMMDDPAAGQILRLSYLIDDIITRLDRGWVDSENVRQFLRRRENFGR
- a CDS encoding HD domain-containing protein, which encodes MKIIKDPVHGDVEVGEAALVLLDSPPLQRLRHVRQLGFAHLVYPGANHTRFEHCLGTMHLASLLCRHLGLDRRDADLVTVAALLHDIGHGPFSHVSEAFMVEMLGKGHQEVEGLLHEERTATLIARCGLDPDEVAAVINGHHRYAGIIHGDLDVDRMDYLLRDAHYTGVPYGIVDAARLIRSTVLTETRIALDQGGINAAESLLIARTLMRPVVYYHHVSRIATSMFHLALLSHIEGGEDAVDDLMGMDDAALFTRLLASPDPTARTLARRLYGRDLYKRAVYVGRGQVNAASVQSLTTVAESRRIAAAIAAEAGVEEETVLVDIPPFPSEMSMEVRVRDRDALVGLEQVSPLLATLNETRREQWRLGIYTLPDQRGEVERAAIEILHIKKPTQQYRLPI
- the aspS gene encoding aspartate--tRNA(Asn) ligase, with protein sequence MRIPICEVTPDSERAEVAGWVHEVRDLGGLTFFLIRDRTGIIQVTIVKKKAPAAVLEAAKAVSRESVVRVAGTVKAIDKAPGGRELTPETFEIVAPCASPLPLDVVEKVPADLDTRLDARFLDVRKPRVAAVFKVRSTVTTAAYEFFTQRGFYNITSPKIVAAATEGGTELFPIAYFEKEAFLNQSPQLYKQMMMAAGFEKVFEIGPIFRAEEHNTVRHLNEATSIDIEVSFADHNDVMKTLEDLVAFQYAAVADRCADAIADLGIEFEVPKTPFPRLPYAEAIEIAARKIEEPIAYGDDLSTPAERAIGEEMGEHYFVVDWPSAIRPYYAMPYENDPSISKSFDMMHPRMELSSGAQRVHQHDLLVRQIEAKGLNPDSFEFYLQPFAYGMPPHAGWGLGMERLVMTMLGLQNIREAVLFPRDRHRVVP
- a CDS encoding MBL fold metallo-hydrolase, which encodes MDLTVLCDNVTITDRYFLGEPGISIHIRDGETTVLFDLGYSDVFLRNAMAMGIDLLRTDVVAFSHAHLDHTWGLMPLLAHRARAVIEGQEQIRPTFLAHPAIFRSVTAGGVPEIGMPVDRETLARQGEVLLSREPVWITDDLVFLGEIPRRFPFEGQGACGECNGAPDTVPDDTALAYCSKDGLVVITGCAHAGICSTIARAKEVCGESRIACVIGGFHLLDAAQEQIDATCRYFAGLDAGAVHPCHCTGFAATIALAGAANVRETGVGLRLSFSGRS
- the ercA gene encoding alcohol dehydrogenase-like regulatory protein ErcA; its protein translation is MLGESDHSLRKFVAPEFVFGAGASRLAGRYARNFGVHRVLLVSDPGVASCPWFDDICRSLDDAGISWAPFSGVSENPRSAEVMRGAEIYEAEECGGIVAVGGGSPMDCAKGIGIVSSNNQNILSFEGVDKVRMPGPPLICIPTTAGSAADVSQFAIINDEVQKRKIAIISKALVPDISLLDPLPLTTLPPEVTVNCGMDVLSHAIEAYVSNASSPVTDLHARKAIDLIVRSLPGAVERPDDIDARFATMMASLHAGLAFSNASLGAVHALAHALGGYLDLSHGLANALLLESVVAFNYAAAPDRYGEIGRIMQAPAGGGKKALVSRIRAFRSSLGIAGTIADAGCERSDIPSLAARAIADPCLATNPKDITLEDIGRIYEAAF
- a CDS encoding methionine synthase, with amino-acid sequence MTVITRLLPTTVVGSYPVVKAGGLKGLLDPLHGAVETAVADQIKAGIDIISDGQVRGDMITAFVSRLPGIRAQKVIGRVEAPERPLTVTDTKYALSRHPKVKGIVTGPSTLAHGLRIETPLYRGRDELVLDLAQALASEARALEEAGVAMVQIDEPILSTGAADLVVGRQAVNMIASVLRIPSCMHVCGTIGEAIDDILKTQVSVLDFEFSENPENLEVLSEKDLKGRLIGYGCVASADPGVESVETIEKRIRKGVEIFGAENMLVDPDCGLRMLERDVAFGKLSNMVKAAASVRADL